One region of Armigeres subalbatus isolate Guangzhou_Male chromosome 3, GZ_Asu_2, whole genome shotgun sequence genomic DNA includes:
- the LOC134227193 gene encoding serine protease inhibitor 88Ea-like — MKNSLFAVLLLVALSAPTIYGQCLAEDDNIQHTKADNPLSRNRLYKGESIFTLKMLEAINTATPTENVFFSPYSLYHVLLLAFFGARSDTEKQLRNGLELHWTEDKPVIWQAYNIGKKSLASRFNQNTDIQFSSVDKLFFGKQIPIRECIEDKFFEEIEKLDYKQDPDGQRQYINNWVENITQGMIKDLLKPGSITKQTKLAIANAAYFKGTWQTEFKPEQTKKEIFYVSNDRQEFVDMMHVQATFSHAANEKLGCHILEMPYKGQDESNRISMFVFLPPTVPNSLDKLLAQLTSDTGILSEIVNEGIPRTVDVKFPKFNIEKTVELKPVLDRLGLGFIFESSADFTGFSEKEPIGFDDILQKSKIEVNEKGSTAASSTVLFSFRSSRPVEPALFHCNHPFVFLIYDYGTQAVLFNGVYRQPE, encoded by the exons ATGAAGAATTCCCTTTTCGCTGTGCTACTGCTGGTGGCACTGTCTGCCCCCACTATCTATGGTCAGTGTTTAGCCGAGGATGACAACATTCAGCACACCAAGGCGGACAATCCGCTGTCCCGCAATCGACTCTACAAAGGGGAATCCATCTTCACCCTGAAAATGCTGGAAGCCATCAACACTGCAACCCCCACGGAAAACGTATTTTTCAGCCCGTACAGTCTCTACCACGTACTGCTGTTGGCCTTCTTCGGGGCACGATCCGACACGGAAAAACAGCTCCGCAATGGCCTTGAACTGCACTGGACCGAGGATAAGCCCGTGATCTGGCAGGCGTACAACATTGGAAAGAAATCGCTGGCGTCTCGGTTCAACCAGAATACCGATATTCAGTTCTCTTCCGTCGACAAACTCTTCTTCGGCAAGCAAATTCCCATCCGAGAATGTATCGAGGACAAATTCTTTGAGGAAATCGAAAAGCTAGATTACAAACAAGATCCCGATGGTCAACGGCAGTACATCAACAACTGGGTTGAGAACATTACTCAAGGTATGATCAAGGACCTGTTGAAACCAGGATCGATCactaaacaaacaaaactgGCCATTGCTAATGCTGCATACTTCAAG GGTACTTGGCAAACAGAATTTAAGCCAGAGCAAACTAAAAAGGAAATCTTCTACGTCTCTAATGATCGTCAGGAATTCGTCGATATGATGCATGTTCAAGCTACCTTTAGTCATG CTGCCAACGAAAAACTCGGCTGTCACATCCTTGAGATGCCTTACAAGGGTCAAGatgaatcaaatcgaatctCTATGTTCGTCTTTCTGCCTCCGACTGTTCCTAACTCTCTGGACAAGCTCCTAGCGCAACTAACCTCCGACACCGGTATCCTTAGTGAAATCGTCAACGAAGGCATACCCCGAACGGTGGACGTCAAATTCCCCAAATTCAACATCGAGAAGACAGTTGAGCTGAAGCCAGTCCTCGATCGGCTAGGATTGGGCTTCATTTTCGAAAGCAGTGCGGACTTCACGGGCTTCTCGGAGAAGGAACCCATCGGTTTCGATGACATTCTCCAGAAATCGAAAATCGAAGTCAACGAGAAGGGATCAACGGCTGCCTCCAGTACGGTGCTGTTCAGCTTCCGGTCATCGCGACCCGTTGAACCGGCCCTGTTCCACTGTAATCATCCGTTCGTATTCCTCATCTACGACTACGGTACACAAGCGGTGCTGTTCAATGGTGTCTACCGTCAGCCGGAATAA